The stretch of DNA TAGAAATACAACTGTTTATGTACCTATTATGGTCCTGTTGTATTGTTTCTGTACTAGCGATAGTAAACACCTGGGGCAAGAAACGCCGGCCTGGAGACAATACACCTGATAAATTTTTAATTGTGATCATGTCTGCCACTGTTTTATTTGCTTTTTATTATGCGAAAACCGACCTCAATTATCTCAATGGCCAACTTTCAATGTTAGCCAATCTATTTGGTGAGTAATTTATGAAGGTGTGACAACTTGATAAATCGCATCACATAATTGTTTAAGTTGTGCCTCCGTAATAATGTAGGGAGGCATAACATACACTAGCTTGCCAAAAGGGCGTATCCACACGCCAAGTTCAACAAACTTCTTCTGCACTACGGCGACATCTACCGCTTCATTTAACTGTACAACCCCGATGGCCCCTAATACACGCACAGACTTCACCGTTGATAATGTGTGACAGGGCGATAAATATTGTTGTAACCATTGTTCAATCTGTTTTACGGATTGTTGCCAGTTCATGTTCATCAATTTATCAAGACTTGCATTTGCAACGGCGCAGGCTAATGGATTGCCCATAAAAGTGGGGCCGTGCATGAATACGCCCGCTTTGCCATCACTGATAGTTCGTGCGATATGCTCTGTTGTGAGTGTAGCGGCTAAACTCATATAGCCCCCCGTTAATGATTTACCCACACAGATAATATCGGGGTTGATATCGGCATGTTCACAGGCAAATAGTTTACCGGTACGGCCAAAGCCAGTTGCTATTTCATCGGCGATAAGCAGTAGATCATATTCATCGCATAATGCGCGTACACCCTTTAAATATTCAGGATGATAGAAATACATCCCGCCTGCACCTTGTACAATCGGCTCTAAAATAATGGCCGCGATATTGCTTTTATTATTTATAACCAGTTCTGTTATCTCGAGTAATGAGTCACTATTCCATTGCTCATGAAAACAGATACTAGGTTGAGGCGCGAAAATTTGCTCAGGTAAAAAACGATGATAAAGATCATGCATCGCACCCTCGGGATCAGTGACACTCATCGCCCCAAAAGTATCACCATGGTAACCATTACGAATAGTGAGAAACTGACTTTTAGGCGTTCCTTTGGCATGCCAATATTGCAACGCCATCTTTAGTGATACCTCGACAGCGACACTGCCGGAATCACATAAGAAAACCTTTTCAA from Psychromonas sp. psych-6C06 encodes:
- the bioA gene encoding adenosylmethionine--8-amino-7-oxononanoate transaminase, which translates into the protein MSLDHQFDKKHLWHPYTSMSEPLPCYGVESAEQCLLTLESGEKLIDGMSSWWACLFGYNVPELNAAAKNQIDKMAHVMFGGLTHQPAIELGKKLVSMTPKHLEKVFLCDSGSVAVEVSLKMALQYWHAKGTPKSQFLTIRNGYHGDTFGAMSVTDPEGAMHDLYHRFLPEQIFAPQPSICFHEQWNSDSLLEITELVINNKSNIAAIILEPIVQGAGGMYFYHPEYLKGVRALCDEYDLLLIADEIATGFGRTGKLFACEHADINPDIICVGKSLTGGYMSLAATLTTEHIARTISDGKAGVFMHGPTFMGNPLACAVANASLDKLMNMNWQQSVKQIEQWLQQYLSPCHTLSTVKSVRVLGAIGVVQLNEAVDVAVVQKKFVELGVWIRPFGKLVYVMPPYIITEAQLKQLCDAIYQVVTPS